Below is a window of Paremcibacter congregatus DNA.
AATTATTAACTTAGATGTACATGATTTAAACGAGTTTGGGAATGCACGATTTGGTTATTTTGACGAATTTATGATTTAAATAGTGTGTTTTTATGATAAAACGAACAAATATCAAACGCTCGTATGAATTTTGGATGCGGCGGGGTCATTTTTACCACGGGAGAAGTTTTCTTATGTCATTTGATTTTACAGGACAAGTCGCCATTATTACCGGGGCAGGAGGCGGGCTGGGTCGGGCGCATGCTCTGGCTTTTGCGGCACGTGGCGCCAAAGTGGTTATCAATGACCTCGGGGGCGCGCGGGATGGGGATGGCGCATCTCTGTCAGCAGCCGAACAGGTGGTGAAGGAGATCACGGATCGCGGCGGCGAGGCAATTGCCAATGGCGGCAATGTGACGTCAGAGGACGATATGCAGGCTTTGGTGAGCCAGACGCTTTCGGCCTTTGGGCGTCTTGACATTCTGGTCAATAACGCTGGAATTCTAAGAGATAAGACTTTCAGTAAAATGTCCCTTGATGATTTCAGGAAAGTTCTGGAGGTACATTTGATGGGCAGCGTGATCGCCACACGTGCGGTATTGCCCACTATGCAAAAACAGGAATATGGGCGTATTGTAATGACGACTTCATCCAGTGGGCTTTATGGTAATTTTGGCCAGAGCAATTATGGGGCGGCAAAACTGGCTTTGGTCGGGCTGGCCAATACCTTGAAACTCGAGTTTTCAAAATTCAACATTCGTGTCAATGCGCTGGCGCCGGTGGCCGCGACTCGGATGACGGATGATATAATGCCGCCGCAAATGCTCGATTTTCTTACGCCGGAATCAGTGTCGCCAGCCGTGCTGTATCTGTGCGGCGCGGCGGCGCCAAACGGTGAAATTATTACGGCAGGGGCCGGGACCTTTGCCCGGGCGAAAATTATGGAGAGCAAGGGGCTGTATCTTGGCCCTGACGCCACCCCGGAGCAGATCGCGGCTCAGTGGGATGTGTTGGCGGACCTTAAAACTGCGGAAAGCTTTGATCAGGGGTCGAACCAGAGCCAGAAATTCGTCGTTAACGCCTTTGAAAACAAACCATAACGAAGCAGGGTTAAAAGATTACCTGACGGTGATTGTTGTATTGGCGAACGTTCTATGCTCGTTGTGTTTTTTGTGAACCCCATTCAATCTTGCCGAATTTGCCGCAGTCTGGGCAACTGGCCGCGAAGGTGGCTTGCGGACGATGGCAAGCCTGACACTGCCAGACCGGATCGGCCGGAGCCGTACCGGCCTTGGCGAGATAAACCTCAGCTGCGGCGTCATCCTGACGCTGCTGCCGCTCCAGTTGCGCCAGAAGGTGATAGGTTGCCCTTGTTGCCGTTTGATTCTGTATGATGGGATCGAGAGCCTGTTTGGCCTCTTGCCAATGCTGTGCCGCCAGGGCGGTTTGGGCCAGCAGATGGCGGCTGTGCAGTGCGTTGGGGTTAAGCTGGGTAAATTTCTGGACCCTGCGAAATCTTTCACTGGGATTTTCCATTGGTTCCAATTCGAGGAAAAGCTGCCCCAGATCAGGATGGGGGGCAATTTTCCAAGTATTTTCAAGCAGTTTGCGGGCGGCTGATTTGTCGTCATGAGCGAGATGGTGCCGAACAAGGAATGCGGCAGCCGGAATAAAGCC
It encodes the following:
- a CDS encoding SDR family NAD(P)-dependent oxidoreductase — translated: MSFDFTGQVAIITGAGGGLGRAHALAFAARGAKVVINDLGGARDGDGASLSAAEQVVKEITDRGGEAIANGGNVTSEDDMQALVSQTLSAFGRLDILVNNAGILRDKTFSKMSLDDFRKVLEVHLMGSVIATRAVLPTMQKQEYGRIVMTTSSSGLYGNFGQSNYGAAKLALVGLANTLKLEFSKFNIRVNALAPVAATRMTDDIMPPQMLDFLTPESVSPAVLYLCGAAAPNGEIITAGAGTFARAKIMESKGLYLGPDATPEQIAAQWDVLADLKTAESFDQGSNQSQKFVVNAFENKP